From a region of the Prosthecobacter debontii genome:
- a CDS encoding CCA tRNA nucleotidyltransferase, translating to MIKAAIHVIRLLREQGHEALLAGGCVRDFLLGKEPKDYDVATSATPQQVIALFPGALTVGAHFGVVIVKHNHHQIEVATFRTDGSYKDGRRPESVTFATTEEDAQRRDFTVNGLFRDPIGDRIIDYVGGQADLNRRLLRAIGDPHQRFAEDRLRLLRAIRFATVLDFEIEPATWKAVCDHAEAINTVSAERIRDELIKIFLHPQRLRGFDLLVESGLMQQVLPEILILQGVEQPPQWHPEGDVFIHTRLMLSLLPQQVSLPLVLSVLLHDIAKPATFTVDETGRIRFNGHDKLGAEMTGDILRRLKFPNDVIEPTQVAVENHMAFKDVKKMRNSTLKRMMARPTWEDELALHRVDCLGSNGLLDNYEFMKAKAEEFSQAPLIPPTLINGRDLIELGWQPGKQLGIVLTAVQNAQLEGLINTREEALEWVQNHHKNSQP from the coding sequence ATGATCAAAGCCGCCATCCACGTCATTCGTCTCCTGCGCGAGCAAGGTCATGAAGCACTGCTGGCTGGCGGCTGTGTCCGTGACTTCCTCCTGGGTAAAGAACCCAAGGATTACGATGTCGCCACCAGCGCCACCCCGCAGCAGGTGATCGCGCTTTTTCCGGGCGCACTCACTGTCGGAGCTCACTTTGGAGTGGTTATTGTTAAGCACAATCATCATCAGATCGAAGTGGCGACCTTCCGCACGGACGGCAGCTACAAGGATGGCCGTCGGCCTGAAAGCGTGACGTTTGCCACCACTGAAGAGGATGCTCAACGTCGTGACTTCACCGTCAATGGACTGTTTCGTGATCCCATCGGTGATCGCATCATTGATTATGTCGGTGGGCAGGCTGATCTCAATCGCAGGCTTCTCCGGGCCATCGGAGATCCCCATCAACGTTTTGCAGAAGATCGCTTGCGCCTGTTGCGTGCGATTCGTTTTGCCACCGTTCTCGACTTTGAAATCGAGCCCGCCACTTGGAAAGCGGTCTGCGATCACGCTGAAGCGATCAACACCGTCAGTGCCGAGCGCATTCGTGACGAATTGATCAAAATCTTCCTGCACCCCCAACGCCTGCGCGGATTTGACCTCCTTGTCGAGAGCGGCTTGATGCAACAGGTGCTGCCTGAAATCCTCATCCTGCAGGGCGTCGAACAACCGCCTCAGTGGCATCCAGAAGGTGATGTCTTCATCCATACTCGCTTGATGTTGAGCTTGCTCCCCCAGCAGGTTTCCCTGCCCCTGGTGCTGAGCGTCCTCCTGCATGACATCGCCAAGCCCGCCACCTTCACGGTGGATGAGACGGGGCGCATCCGATTCAATGGCCACGATAAACTAGGCGCCGAAATGACCGGTGACATCCTGCGCAGGCTCAAGTTCCCCAACGATGTCATCGAACCCACGCAGGTGGCGGTCGAAAATCACATGGCCTTCAAAGACGTGAAAAAAATGCGCAACAGCACGCTGAAGCGCATGATGGCACGGCCCACTTGGGAAGACGAGCTGGCCCTGCATCGGGTTGACTGTCTCGGGTCGAATGGCCTGCTGGATAACTATGAGTTCATGAAGGCCAAGGCGGAGGAGTTTTCACAAGCACCGCTGATCCCGCCGACTCTGATCAATGGGCGTGATTTGATCGAACTCGGCTGGCAACCTGGCAAGCAGTTGGGGATCGTGCTCACAGCGGTTCAAA